Proteins from one Deinococcus actinosclerus genomic window:
- the ilvC gene encoding ketol-acid reductoisomerase, producing the protein MAATMYYDRDVSTAPIENKLIAIIGYGSQAHAHAQNLRDSGFNVVVGLREGSASRAKAEQAGLRVASIEDATKEADVIMLLIPDEQQPKVYEQSIAPHLSAGKALAFGHGFNVHFGRITPPADVDVFLVAPKGPGHMLRRVYTDGAGMPGIFAVQQDATGHARDIALAYANGIGCTRAGVLETTFKEETETDLFGEQSVLCGGVTHLIQAGFETLVEAGYQPEIAYFETLHEVKLIVDLIYEKGFEGMRHSISNTAEFGDYVTGPRVVTAETKAEMGRVLSDIQTGKFAERFIADAEAGFPFMEEQRGKMRDHTLEVVGKELRDKMPFINKKALEV; encoded by the coding sequence ATGGCTGCAACAATGTACTACGACCGAGACGTCAGCACCGCCCCCATCGAGAACAAGCTGATCGCCATCATCGGCTACGGCAGCCAGGCGCACGCCCACGCCCAGAACCTGCGTGACAGCGGCTTCAACGTCGTCGTCGGCCTGCGTGAGGGCAGCGCCAGCCGCGCCAAGGCCGAGCAGGCGGGCTTGCGCGTCGCCAGCATCGAGGACGCCACGAAGGAAGCCGACGTGATCATGCTGCTCATCCCCGACGAGCAGCAGCCCAAGGTGTACGAGCAGAGCATCGCCCCGCACCTGAGCGCCGGCAAGGCCCTGGCCTTCGGGCACGGCTTCAACGTGCACTTCGGCCGCATCACGCCCCCCGCCGACGTGGACGTGTTCCTCGTGGCGCCCAAGGGCCCCGGCCACATGCTGCGCCGCGTCTACACCGACGGTGCGGGCATGCCCGGCATCTTCGCCGTGCAGCAGGACGCCACCGGCCACGCCCGCGACATCGCCCTGGCGTACGCGAACGGCATCGGCTGCACCCGCGCCGGCGTGCTGGAAACCACCTTCAAGGAAGAGACCGAGACCGACCTCTTCGGTGAGCAGAGCGTCCTGTGCGGCGGCGTCACCCACCTGATCCAGGCGGGCTTCGAGACCCTGGTGGAAGCCGGGTACCAGCCCGAGATCGCGTACTTCGAGACGCTGCACGAGGTCAAGCTGATCGTCGACCTGATCTACGAGAAGGGCTTCGAGGGCATGCGCCACTCCATCAGCAACACCGCCGAGTTCGGCGACTACGTCACCGGTCCCCGCGTCGTGACCGCCGAGACGAAAGCCGAGATGGGCCGCGTGCTGAGCGACATCCAGACCGGCAAGTTCGCCGAGCGCTTCATCGCCGACGCCGAGGCCGGCTTCCCCTTCATGGAGGAGCAGCGCGGCAAGATGCGCGACCACACCCTGGAGGTCGTGGGCAAGGAACTGCGCGACAAGATGCCCTTCATCAACAAGAAGGCGCTGGAAGTCTAA
- the ilvN gene encoding acetolactate synthase small subunit, translating to MTDTRDHLLSILVRDEPRVLTRITALFGRRGYNIRSLSVGSTEHPGVSRMTIVVSGDRGVVEQAIRQLEKLHDVVRIIDHSLEKYVDRELVLVKVAITPESRVEVRQIAEDFRSRIVDVGRHALTFEVTGDEGKITAFIEQMRPFGILETMRTGRIALTRGSNADIPTHVYHEGETQALQPTLEVQPREERARHVPNLF from the coding sequence ATGACCGACACCCGAGACCACCTGCTGTCCATCCTGGTGCGCGACGAACCCCGCGTCCTGACCCGCATCACCGCCCTGTTCGGCCGCCGCGGCTACAACATCCGCAGCCTCTCGGTCGGCAGCACCGAACACCCCGGCGTGTCCCGCATGACCATCGTCGTCAGCGGCGACCGCGGCGTGGTCGAACAGGCCATCCGCCAGCTGGAGAAACTGCACGACGTGGTGCGCATCATCGACCACAGCCTCGAGAAGTACGTGGACCGCGAACTGGTGCTCGTGAAGGTCGCCATCACCCCCGAGAGCCGCGTGGAGGTCCGCCAGATCGCCGAGGACTTCCGCAGCCGCATCGTGGACGTCGGCCGCCACGCCCTGACCTTCGAGGTCACCGGCGACGAGGGCAAGATCACCGCCTTCATCGAGCAGATGCGCCCCTTCGGCATCCTGGAGACCATGCGCACCGGCCGCATCGCCCTGACCCGAGGCAGCAACGCCGACATCCCCACGCACGTCTACCACGAGGGCGAGACGCAGGCCCTGCAACCCACCCTGGAAGTCCAGCCGCGCGAAGAACGCGCCCGCCACGTCCCCAATCTGTTCTAG
- the ilvB gene encoding biosynthetic-type acetolactate synthase large subunit yields MADNGKQHAPHRGDMTGAKALWATLANHGISTVFGYPGGAIMPVYDALTFYPEVRHVLTRHEQGAAHAAEGWAKATGEIGVCMATSGPGATNLVTGLADAMLDSVPLLAITGNVASHLMGTDAFQEADITGITLPITKHNYVVRDVEELPLIVAEAIRIARSGRPGPVLVDIPKDIQLAAFHGEIPAPHARPEAPAPSPESVERALELLRGAKKPVIMAGGGSLDASAEITALARAWDIPVITTLMGLGAFPSSDPLWLGMPGMHGSVAANRAISEADVLLGIGLRFDDRVTGRVSGFAPNAAIIHVELDAAEIGKIIRTHVPVRGDAKQAAQLLAEGAQPTPRPEWKAQIEDWKSRTVTPETYGAGYAVKAVVDRLRPDDILSSDVGQHQMLAAQLARFEKPRRWINSGGLGTMGFGLPAAIGAGMAEPGVRSVVIAGDGGFQMTAQELATLKMYDVRNVKICIINNSFLGMVRQWQELFHEKRYSEVWLGDSNPDFIKLAGAYDVPGYRATTAEELPAAIDAWLSDPKSALLEVVVPHEHGVFPMVPAGAALYEMIETEPVRSPDLSAQMQDAAEEASEA; encoded by the coding sequence ATGGCAGACAACGGCAAGCAGCACGCCCCCCACCGGGGCGATATGACCGGCGCGAAGGCCCTGTGGGCGACCCTCGCGAACCACGGCATCAGCACCGTGTTCGGGTACCCCGGCGGGGCGATCATGCCCGTGTACGACGCCCTGACCTTCTACCCCGAGGTGCGGCACGTCCTGACCCGCCACGAGCAGGGCGCCGCGCACGCCGCCGAAGGCTGGGCCAAGGCGACCGGCGAGATCGGCGTGTGCATGGCCACCAGCGGCCCCGGCGCCACCAACCTCGTGACCGGGCTGGCCGACGCGATGCTCGACAGCGTGCCGCTGCTGGCGATCACCGGGAACGTCGCGTCGCACCTGATGGGCACCGACGCCTTCCAGGAGGCCGACATCACCGGCATCACCCTGCCCATCACGAAACACAACTACGTGGTGCGCGACGTGGAGGAACTGCCCCTCATCGTGGCGGAAGCCATCCGCATCGCCCGTTCGGGCCGCCCCGGCCCCGTGCTCGTGGACATTCCCAAGGACATCCAGCTGGCCGCCTTCCACGGCGAGATTCCCGCCCCGCACGCCCGCCCCGAGGCGCCCGCCCCCAGCCCCGAGAGCGTCGAGCGCGCGCTGGAGCTGCTGCGCGGCGCGAAGAAACCTGTGATCATGGCGGGCGGCGGCAGCCTGGACGCCAGCGCCGAGATCACCGCCCTGGCCCGCGCCTGGGACATCCCGGTCATCACCACCCTGATGGGCCTGGGGGCGTTCCCCAGCAGCGATCCGCTGTGGCTGGGCATGCCCGGCATGCACGGCAGCGTCGCCGCGAACCGCGCGATCAGCGAGGCGGACGTCCTGCTGGGCATCGGCCTGCGCTTCGACGACCGCGTGACGGGCCGCGTCAGCGGCTTCGCGCCGAACGCCGCGATCATCCACGTGGAACTCGACGCCGCCGAGATCGGCAAGATCATCCGCACCCACGTCCCCGTGCGCGGCGACGCGAAGCAGGCCGCCCAGCTCCTCGCCGAGGGCGCCCAGCCCACCCCACGCCCCGAGTGGAAGGCGCAGATTGAGGACTGGAAGAGCCGCACCGTCACCCCCGAAACCTACGGCGCCGGGTACGCCGTGAAGGCCGTCGTGGACCGCCTGCGCCCCGACGACATCCTGTCCAGCGACGTGGGGCAGCATCAGATGCTCGCCGCGCAGCTCGCCCGCTTCGAGAAGCCCCGCCGCTGGATCAACTCCGGCGGGCTGGGCACCATGGGCTTCGGCCTGCCCGCCGCGATCGGCGCGGGCATGGCCGAGCCCGGCGTGCGCTCCGTGGTCATCGCCGGGGACGGCGGCTTCCAGATGACCGCGCAGGAACTTGCCACGCTGAAGATGTACGACGTCCGCAACGTCAAGATCTGCATCATCAACAACTCGTTCCTGGGCATGGTCCGCCAGTGGCAGGAACTCTTCCACGAGAAGCGCTACAGCGAGGTCTGGCTGGGCGACAGCAACCCCGACTTCATCAAGCTCGCCGGCGCCTACGACGTGCCCGGCTACCGCGCCACCACCGCCGAGGAGCTGCCTGCCGCCATCGACGCGTGGCTGAGCGACCCGAAGAGCGCGCTGCTGGAAGTCGTGGTCCCGCACGAGCACGGCGTGTTCCCCATGGTGCCCGCCGGGGCCGCGCTGTACGAGATGATCGAGACCGAACCCGTCAGGAGCCCCGACCTGTCCGCGCAGATGCAGGACGCCGCCGAGGAGGCCAGCGAAGCATGA
- a CDS encoding VanW family protein — protein sequence MKVWAAGITAGTVALLVGGALAVAATQNTTTLAPGLRIAGTDVSGMTREQALAAVGSRAATPPQVTVTAGKTTWTLSAEKLGWHADAATSVDAALKITQERGVLQKLQGMIGQAPTQDIPLTAAVDAARAKATLTALTAGLNTAPKNASVYFDKVSKRYAVKADAPGLSPDVTGAVNAYVANPDLTALTVTVKATPAKLTAATLNTYVAQGNALARPFTVTLNGTARKGGLTALQVADLYWVRDSGIEPDDATLKAAFGRLTDAVDQPALNARYVLQGGKLVKAKEKAGLVTDRAAAYALFRKAVLDPTVKTVVFPSKADQPTLTVDKLPAADKLELIAVGTSTYYHSSAARRTNVANAAAKINGSVVPAGEVFSFLNSLGGIDASNGFVGGLIISGGRTVDGLGGGVCQVSTTTFRALYQAGLPIVERNQHSYRVGYYEPQVGFEAAVYDPGLDLRMKNDTTAPILIKTRNDDARSTLTVEVWGVKPKRTVNISPAVITARVPHPAPKYVVNPNLRPGTMRQVDWAADGYSLYITRTIKDASGVRTDKVSTVYKAWQAVYETGPRG from the coding sequence ATGAAGGTCTGGGCCGCAGGAATCACCGCCGGAACCGTCGCTCTCCTCGTGGGGGGAGCGCTCGCGGTTGCCGCCACGCAGAACACCACCACCCTCGCCCCCGGCCTGCGCATCGCCGGGACGGACGTGAGCGGCATGACCCGCGAGCAGGCCCTGGCCGCCGTGGGCAGCCGCGCCGCGACGCCCCCGCAGGTCACTGTTACCGCCGGCAAGACCACCTGGACGCTGAGTGCCGAGAAACTCGGCTGGCACGCCGACGCGGCAACCAGTGTGGACGCCGCGCTGAAGATCACGCAGGAGCGCGGCGTCCTCCAGAAACTCCAGGGCATGATCGGTCAGGCCCCCACCCAGGACATCCCCCTGACCGCCGCCGTGGACGCCGCCAGGGCGAAGGCTACCCTGACCGCCCTGACGGCCGGGCTGAACACCGCCCCGAAAAACGCCAGCGTGTACTTCGACAAGGTCAGCAAGCGCTACGCCGTGAAAGCCGATGCGCCTGGCCTGAGCCCCGACGTGACCGGCGCCGTGAACGCCTACGTCGCCAACCCCGACCTGACCGCACTGACCGTCACGGTGAAGGCCACACCCGCGAAGCTCACGGCCGCCACCCTGAACACGTACGTGGCGCAGGGCAACGCCCTGGCCCGCCCCTTCACCGTCACGCTGAACGGCACGGCCCGCAAGGGTGGCCTGACCGCCCTCCAGGTCGCCGACCTGTACTGGGTGCGTGACAGCGGCATCGAACCCGACGACGCGACCCTCAAGGCCGCGTTCGGCCGCCTGACCGACGCCGTCGACCAGCCTGCCCTGAACGCCCGCTACGTCCTCCAGGGCGGCAAGCTGGTCAAGGCGAAGGAGAAGGCCGGGCTGGTCACCGACCGCGCCGCCGCGTACGCGCTGTTCCGCAAGGCCGTGCTCGATCCCACCGTCAAGACCGTGGTGTTCCCCAGCAAAGCCGACCAGCCTACCCTGACGGTCGACAAACTTCCCGCCGCCGACAAGCTCGAACTGATCGCCGTGGGGACCAGCACGTACTACCACTCCAGCGCCGCGCGCCGCACGAACGTCGCCAACGCCGCCGCGAAGATCAACGGCTCGGTGGTCCCGGCCGGTGAGGTATTCAGCTTCCTGAACAGCCTGGGGGGTATCGACGCGTCGAACGGGTTCGTGGGCGGCCTGATCATCAGCGGTGGCCGCACCGTGGACGGCCTGGGCGGCGGCGTGTGCCAGGTGAGCACCACCACCTTCCGCGCGCTGTACCAGGCGGGCCTGCCGATCGTCGAGCGCAACCAGCACTCCTACCGCGTGGGCTACTACGAGCCGCAGGTGGGCTTCGAGGCCGCCGTGTACGACCCTGGACTCGACCTGCGCATGAAGAACGACACCACGGCGCCCATCCTGATCAAGACCCGCAACGACGACGCCCGCAGCACCCTGACCGTGGAGGTCTGGGGCGTGAAGCCCAAGCGGACCGTCAACATCAGCCCGGCGGTCATCACCGCCCGCGTGCCGCACCCGGCCCCCAAGTACGTGGTGAACCCGAACCTGCGCCCCGGCACCATGCGTCAGGTGGACTGGGCCGCCGACGGCTACAGCCTCTACATCACCCGGACCATCAAGGACGCCAGCGGCGTGCGCACCGACAAGGTCAGCACGGTGTACAAGGCCTGGCAGGCGGTGTACGAGACCGGCCCCAGGGGTTGA
- a CDS encoding acetylornithine/succinylornithine family transaminase: MTSTQSKWLEAELKYDSRVVGKHEVVMTRGQGSVVWDEAGRSYIDCVAGYGVANIGHCHPDVVKAIRDQAERLLVMPQSLPNDKRAEFLTELVGVTPAGLDRVFLCNSGTEAMEAAKKFAITATGRKRFVSMKRGFSGRSLGALAFTWEPKYREPFGEAVDNRNVDFVTYGNIEELRAAITSDTAAVILEPVQGEGGVRPASPEFIQEARRLTQEKGALLILDEIQTGFCRTGKMFAAEHYGVIPDGMTLAKAMAGGVPIGAFVMTADVADRMPAGGHGGTFGGNPLAMAAGVAAIRAMKREGMAEQAREKGAYFMEKLRAIQSPKIREVRGLGLMIGVELKEKSAPYIHALEHEEGVLTLQATPLVVRFLPPVTISREQIDTVVAAFERVLNGVNPRAERQAELAAAQQEQTQTE; the protein is encoded by the coding sequence ATGACCTCAACCCAGAGCAAGTGGCTCGAAGCCGAACTGAAGTACGACAGCCGCGTCGTCGGCAAGCATGAGGTCGTCATGACCCGCGGGCAGGGCAGCGTCGTCTGGGACGAAGCCGGCCGCTCGTACATCGACTGCGTCGCCGGGTACGGCGTGGCGAACATCGGCCACTGCCACCCGGACGTCGTGAAGGCCATCAGGGATCAGGCCGAGCGGCTGCTCGTGATGCCCCAGAGCCTCCCGAACGACAAACGCGCCGAGTTCCTGACCGAACTGGTCGGCGTGACGCCCGCCGGGCTGGACCGCGTGTTCCTGTGCAACAGCGGCACCGAGGCCATGGAGGCAGCGAAGAAGTTCGCGATCACCGCCACGGGCCGCAAGCGGTTCGTGAGCATGAAGCGCGGCTTCTCGGGCCGCAGCCTGGGCGCGCTGGCGTTCACCTGGGAACCCAAGTACCGCGAGCCCTTCGGTGAGGCCGTGGACAACCGCAACGTGGACTTCGTGACGTACGGCAACATTGAGGAACTGCGCGCCGCGATCACCTCTGATACGGCCGCCGTGATCCTCGAACCCGTGCAGGGCGAGGGCGGCGTGCGCCCCGCCAGCCCCGAATTCATCCAGGAGGCCCGCCGCCTGACGCAGGAGAAGGGCGCGCTGCTGATTCTCGACGAGATCCAGACCGGCTTCTGCCGCACCGGGAAGATGTTCGCCGCCGAGCACTACGGCGTGATCCCCGACGGCATGACCCTAGCCAAGGCCATGGCGGGTGGGGTTCCCATCGGCGCGTTCGTGATGACCGCCGACGTCGCCGACCGCATGCCCGCCGGGGGGCACGGCGGCACGTTCGGCGGGAACCCGCTGGCGATGGCCGCCGGGGTGGCCGCAATCCGCGCCATGAAGCGCGAGGGCATGGCCGAGCAGGCCCGCGAGAAGGGCGCGTACTTCATGGAGAAGCTCCGCGCGATCCAGAGCCCCAAGATCCGCGAGGTGCGCGGCCTGGGCCTGATGATCGGCGTGGAACTCAAAGAGAAGAGCGCCCCGTACATCCACGCGCTGGAACATGAGGAGGGCGTGCTGACCCTCCAGGCGACGCCGCTGGTCGTGCGCTTCCTGCCGCCCGTGACCATCAGCCGCGAGCAGATCGACACGGTGGTCGCCGCGTTCGAGCGCGTTCTGAACGGTGTGAATCCCCGCGCCGAGCGGCAGGCGGAACTGGCCGCCGCGCAGCAGGAACAGACCCAGACCGAGTAA
- a CDS encoding DMT family transporter: MTRRDALDMFLLSAFWGVSFLLIRLSGEVFPPVWVALLRSVFGAAVLLLALRLGRHTLPPARLWKPLLLVALFNNVIPWSFFAWGEQTVSSNIAAIINATTPLFALLIGLTLRDTRLSGLTLGGVLLGLGGVALTVSGGLGGGHATLHGVIILLLASLGYAIATTIAKRTLGGLNPVGLATTQLGLSSVMLLPVALIGPAPAPLTLTAVGAALFLGVVGSGLAYLLYYGLLARVSPTQVTAVTYALPVWGLGWAALAGEPVGALSVLGVLVVLSGLGLINLPPRAKPGATPLRTDA, encoded by the coding sequence GTGACCCGCCGCGACGCGCTGGATATGTTCCTGCTCTCGGCGTTCTGGGGCGTGTCGTTCCTGCTGATCCGCCTGAGCGGCGAGGTGTTCCCGCCGGTGTGGGTGGCGCTGCTGCGGTCCGTGTTCGGCGCGGCGGTGCTGCTGCTCGCGCTGCGGCTGGGCCGCCACACCCTGCCGCCCGCCCGGCTGTGGAAACCGCTGCTGCTGGTGGCGCTGTTCAACAACGTGATCCCGTGGTCGTTCTTCGCGTGGGGCGAGCAGACCGTGAGCAGCAACATCGCGGCGATCATCAACGCGACCACGCCCCTGTTCGCGCTGCTGATCGGCCTGACCCTGCGCGACACCCGCCTGAGTGGCCTGACGCTGGGCGGCGTGCTGCTGGGCCTGGGCGGCGTGGCCCTCACGGTCTCCGGCGGACTGGGCGGCGGGCACGCCACGCTGCACGGCGTGATCATCCTGCTGCTCGCCAGCCTGGGGTACGCCATCGCCACCACCATCGCCAAACGCACCCTGGGCGGCCTGAACCCGGTGGGGCTGGCGACCACGCAACTGGGCCTGAGCAGCGTCATGCTGCTCCCGGTCGCGCTGATCGGCCCGGCCCCCGCTCCCCTCACCCTGACCGCCGTGGGTGCCGCCCTCTTCCTGGGCGTGGTCGGCAGCGGGCTGGCGTACCTGCTGTACTACGGCCTGCTGGCCCGCGTGAGCCCCACCCAGGTCACCGCCGTCACGTACGCCCTGCCGGTCTGGGGGCTGGGCTGGGCCGCGCTGGCCGGGGAGCCCGTCGGGGCGCTGTCCGTCTTGGGCGTACTCGTGGTCCTCAGCGGCCTGGGCCTGATCAACCTGCCGCCCCGCGCGAAACCAGGGGCGACCCCGCTGCGGACCGACGCCTGA
- a CDS encoding pyridoxamine 5'-phosphate oxidase family protein translates to MSGFYDPAQRDPSVSRRPQNRRDDAWIEDLLLRVPLGRVATVYRGEDDRVWPFVTPLAFAYRPGSRDLVYHTNVVGRLRANTEQAEAQGHPATFEVTETGALLPSTSPLELSVQYRSVIVFGTARVLRGEDARAALTTLSERVFPGLRVGTHTRPITDADLARTAVYALSIERWSGKENWADGAAQEDGWPELPAHLAAPFVPGSRA, encoded by the coding sequence GTGAGCGGCTTCTACGACCCCGCACAGCGCGACCCCAGCGTCAGCCGCCGCCCGCAGAACCGCCGGGACGACGCCTGGATCGAGGATCTGCTGCTGCGCGTGCCGCTGGGCCGCGTGGCGACCGTGTACCGGGGCGAGGACGACCGGGTGTGGCCCTTCGTGACGCCGCTGGCCTTCGCGTACCGGCCCGGGTCGCGGGACCTCGTGTACCACACGAACGTCGTGGGTCGCCTGCGCGCGAACACCGAACAGGCAGAGGCACAGGGGCACCCCGCGACCTTCGAGGTCACCGAGACCGGCGCGCTGCTGCCCAGCACCTCGCCGCTGGAACTCAGCGTGCAGTACCGCTCCGTGATCGTGTTCGGCACCGCCCGCGTCCTGCGCGGCGAGGACGCCCGCGCGGCCCTGACCACACTCAGCGAGCGGGTGTTCCCTGGCCTGCGCGTGGGCACGCATACCCGGCCCATCACGGACGCCGATCTGGCCCGCACCGCCGTCTACGCCCTGAGTATCGAGCGCTGGAGCGGCAAGGAGAACTGGGCGGACGGCGCCGCGCAGGAGGACGGCTGGCCCGAGCTGCCCGCGCACCTCGCCGCGCCGTTCGTGCCGGGGAGCCGCGCGTGA
- a CDS encoding DJ-1/PfpI family protein gives MTRTVGILIFDGIEVLDLGGPFEVLSVATRLAGRDGEAVPFQPVLIGASGAPAVGRGGFRVLPHATLDDHPPLHVLIVPGGVMDAPMADPRVRAWVRGQAARVEVLASICTGAFLLASEGLLDGRRVTTHWEDQADLQAQFPALTVVPDVAWVDSGAVVTSGGISAGIDMTLHLVERLHSRALAERTARQMEFRPAGRGLREEVTP, from the coding sequence ATGACCCGCACCGTCGGCATCCTGATCTTCGACGGCATCGAGGTCCTCGACCTGGGCGGGCCCTTCGAGGTCCTGAGTGTCGCCACGCGACTGGCCGGGCGGGACGGCGAGGCGGTCCCATTCCAGCCGGTCTTGATCGGCGCGTCGGGCGCCCCGGCGGTCGGACGCGGGGGGTTCCGGGTCCTGCCGCACGCCACGCTGGACGATCACCCGCCACTGCATGTGCTGATCGTGCCCGGCGGCGTGATGGACGCGCCAATGGCCGACCCGCGCGTGCGTGCGTGGGTGCGGGGGCAGGCGGCGCGGGTGGAGGTTCTGGCCTCGATCTGCACCGGTGCCTTCCTGCTGGCCTCGGAGGGCCTGCTGGACGGCCGGCGCGTCACCACCCACTGGGAGGATCAGGCGGACCTCCAGGCGCAGTTCCCGGCGCTGACGGTCGTGCCGGACGTCGCCTGGGTGGACTCGGGCGCGGTGGTCACGTCGGGCGGCATCAGCGCGGGGATCGACATGACCCTGCACCTCGTGGAGCGGCTGCACTCGCGCGCGCTGGCCGAACGCACCGCCCGCCAGATGGAATTCCGCCCGGCCGGGCGGGGCCTCCGGGAAGAGGTGACCCCGTGA
- a CDS encoding GNAT family N-acetyltransferase: protein MTEPRDLRPIPPAQAELALPALRALRPDSPHTATPDALRAFLNTTGPEGYALVGAFEPGREEAAAVAGYRVMHLLWAGPTLYVDDLSTLPGARGRGHARALLHWLKGRARELDCAALHLDSGVGETRHAAHRLYHRAGMNVTAHHFSLPLGRGTA from the coding sequence ATGACCGAGCCCCGTGACCTCCGCCCCATCCCGCCCGCGCAGGCCGAGCTGGCCCTCCCGGCCCTGCGCGCGCTGCGGCCCGACTCGCCCCACACCGCCACGCCCGACGCCCTGCGCGCCTTTCTGAACACGACCGGCCCCGAGGGCTACGCGCTGGTCGGCGCGTTCGAACCGGGCCGCGAGGAGGCCGCCGCCGTCGCTGGATACCGCGTCATGCACCTCCTCTGGGCCGGCCCCACGCTGTATGTGGACGACCTGAGCACCCTGCCCGGCGCCCGTGGACGCGGTCACGCCCGCGCGCTCCTGCACTGGCTGAAGGGCCGCGCCCGCGAACTGGACTGCGCGGCGCTGCACCTCGACTCCGGGGTGGGGGAGACGCGCCACGCCGCCCACCGCCTGTACCACCGCGCCGGAATGAACGTCACCGCGCACCACTTCAGCCTCCCGCTGGGTCGGGGGACGGCATGA
- a CDS encoding PLP-dependent aminotransferase family protein produces the protein MVAPLKAPLPADTRGPLPARTDELPFPLDLRRDQTEALHAQLARQIREAVLSGLLPGGTPLPGTRTLARTLGVTRGVVETAYAELLADGTAQSLVGRGTRVRDETPAPAPEVPVGASGVPAWLPVMPPLPVDGPGGRPGLDFRVGVTGTATLDRRAWRQAWADAAREEVSGDYADPAGEPPLRAALAAFVGRQRGLGAQAEDVLVTGGTLHALNLIVRALLPPGSRVLIENPGYRAARQVLLNAGHEVVPVPVDADGLIVNADTPAARLVYVTPSHQFPLGSRMCLPRRLALLEWAARHDALIVEDDYDGEFRYGAPPLPPLAALAAQTGAGGRVLYLGTLSKVLTPSVRTGFVVAAPPLLSRLVRARTLLDFGPPVQVQAALTHLLTGGHVDRHIRRSRRWHAQVRAALTGALNGLDGLAHLGGIEAGLHVCLHLHPALPARDVAAQLTAQGVQVTTLDTYTLGEAPNALLLGHGGLSAAQAAAGGRVIAGAVRSCATRAGLAPYSDA, from the coding sequence ATGGTGGCCCCCCTGAAAGCTCCACTTCCTGCTGATACCCGGGGGCCACTGCCCGCCCGGACGGACGAGCTGCCCTTCCCGCTGGACCTGCGCCGCGACCAGACGGAGGCGCTGCACGCGCAGCTGGCCCGGCAGATCCGCGAGGCGGTCCTGTCGGGGCTGCTGCCGGGCGGCACGCCGCTGCCCGGCACGCGCACGCTGGCCCGCACGCTGGGCGTCACGCGCGGCGTCGTGGAGACGGCGTACGCGGAACTGCTCGCGGACGGCACCGCGCAATCTCTGGTGGGGCGCGGCACCCGCGTGCGCGACGAGACGCCCGCCCCCGCCCCGGAGGTCCCGGTGGGCGCGTCGGGCGTTCCGGCGTGGCTGCCGGTCATGCCACCGCTGCCGGTGGACGGGCCGGGCGGGCGGCCGGGGCTGGACTTCCGGGTGGGCGTGACCGGCACCGCCACCCTGGACCGCCGCGCGTGGCGGCAGGCCTGGGCGGACGCGGCCCGCGAGGAGGTCAGCGGCGACTACGCCGACCCGGCGGGCGAGCCCCCCCTGCGCGCGGCCCTGGCGGCGTTCGTGGGGCGCCAGCGCGGGCTGGGCGCGCAGGCCGAGGACGTGCTCGTGACGGGCGGGACGCTGCACGCCCTGAACCTGATCGTGCGCGCGCTGCTGCCCCCGGGGTCACGGGTCCTGATCGAGAACCCGGGGTACCGCGCGGCGCGGCAGGTGTTGCTCAACGCCGGGCACGAGGTCGTTCCCGTGCCGGTGGACGCCGACGGCCTGATCGTGAACGCGGACACGCCCGCCGCGCGGCTGGTGTACGTGACGCCCAGCCACCAGTTCCCACTGGGGAGCCGCATGTGCCTGCCCCGGCGGCTGGCGCTGCTGGAGTGGGCGGCGCGGCATGACGCGCTGATCGTCGAGGACGACTACGACGGCGAGTTCCGCTACGGCGCTCCCCCGCTGCCACCACTGGCCGCGCTGGCGGCGCAGACGGGCGCGGGTGGGCGGGTGCTGTACCTGGGCACGCTGAGCAAGGTGCTGACTCCCTCGGTGCGCACCGGGTTCGTGGTGGCCGCACCGCCCCTGCTCTCGCGGCTGGTGCGGGCGCGGACGCTGCTGGACTTCGGGCCGCCCGTGCAGGTGCAGGCGGCCCTGACGCACCTGCTGACCGGCGGGCACGTGGACCGGCACATCCGCCGCTCGCGCCGCTGGCACGCGCAGGTCCGCGCGGCGCTGACGGGGGCGCTGAACGGTCTGGACGGACTGGCGCACCTGGGTGGCATCGAGGCGGGGCTGCACGTCTGCCTGCACCTCCACCCGGCGCTCCCGGCGCGGGACGTGGCGGCCCAATTGACCGCGCAGGGCGTGCAGGTCACCACGCTGGACACCTACACGCTGGGCGAGGCCCCGAACGCGCTGCTGCTGGGGCACGGGGGCCTCAGCGCGGCGCAGGCGGCGGCGGGTGGGCGGGTGATCGCGGGCGCCGTGCGAAGTTGTGCAACCCGCGCGGGACTCGCGCCGTACTCTGACGCATGA